In Carya illinoinensis cultivar Pawnee chromosome 7, C.illinoinensisPawnee_v1, whole genome shotgun sequence, the following are encoded in one genomic region:
- the LOC122316047 gene encoding sugar transporter ERD6-like 5 isoform X1: MEEGATARSLLQKQNLDDNDQELITNSCGEDEGLLLQSDQSSSTITVVVVLSTLVATCGSYAFGYAVGYSSPAESEIEDDLGLDSAEYAVFGSVLTIGAILGAISSGKFADFVGRRGAMGASEMFCILGWLAIAFSKDAWLLDLGRFLVGCGIGVLSYVVPVYIAEITPKNVRGGFTSLSQFMLSSGQGLAFLIGSFVSWRTLALIGIIPCLVHLLGLFFIPESPRWLAKCGRVREVGAVLQFLRVKNADISQEASDIIEYTENLQLISEDGIRHLFQKKYAYSIKIGVGLMVFQQLGGLNGFGFYATTIFESAGCSIKLGTIAAAVVQISMTAVGVFLIDKCGRLPLLLISATGTCLGCLLTGFAFFLQDLHCGKDLIAMMVLIGVLVYWASFELGMGGIPWIMMSEIFPINIKGSAGSLVTLVSWIGSWFTSYTFNFLFEWSSAGTFFLYAGVCGMGILFISKMVPETTKLALEEIQASVTVQ, from the exons atGGAAGAAGGAGCAACAGCAAGATCATTACTTCAGAAACAGAATTTGGATGATAATGATCAGGAGTTGATCACGAACAGTTGTGGTGAAGATGAGGGTCTATTATTGCAGAGTGATCAATCCTCGTCAACCATCACAGTTGTTGTTGTCCTTAGCACCTTAGTCGCCACATGCGGATCTTACGCTTTTGGATATGCT GTAGGGTATTCGTCACCAGCAGAGTCCGAAATTGAGGATGATCTTGGCCTTGACTCGGCGGAG TATGCGGTTTTTGGATCAGTGCTAACCATTGGAGCAATATTGGGGGCAATATCTAGTGGGAAATTTGCAGACTTCGTTGGTAGGAGAGGT GCAATGGGAGCTTCGGAAATGTTCTGCATCCTGGGTTGGCTTGCAATAGCATTTTCAAAG GATGCTTGGTTGCTTGACCTTGGAAGATTTTTAGTGGGATGTGGAATTGGAGTTCTTTCTTATGTG GTTCCTGTTTATATTGCAGAAATTACGCCAAAGAATGTCAGGGGAGGTTTTACATCACTTTCTCAG TTCATGCTCAGTAGCGGCCAAGGTCTTGCATTTCTCATTGGTTCTTTTGTCAGTTGGCGCACCTTGGCTCTAATAG GAATCATTCCATGTCTTGTACATCTGTTAGGCCTATTTTTCATCCCCGAGTCTCCCAGATGGCTG GCCAAATGTGGTCGTGTAAGAGAAGTTGGAGCCGTGCTGCAATTCCTTAGGGTTAAAAATGCTGATATCTCTCAAGAAGCATCCGATATCATA GAATATACAGAAAACCTTCAACTGATTTCTGAAGATGGAATTCGACACCTATTCCAGAAGAAATATGCTTATTCAATAAAG ATCGGAGTCGGGCTTATGGTTTTTCAACAACTTGGTGGACTTAATGGGTTTGGATTTTATGCAACTACAATTTTTGAATCGGCAG GTTGTTCAATTAAGCTTGGGACTATAGCAGCGGCAGTTGTTCAG ATTTCAATGACAGCTGTGGGAGTGTTCTTAATAGACAAGTGTGGAAGACTTCCACTTCTCCTG ATATCTGCAACCGGAACATGCTTAGGTTGTTTACTCACTGGATTTGCATTCTTCTTGCAG GATCTTCATTGCGGGAAGGACCTCATTGCCATGATGGTACTAATTGGAGTGCTG GTATACTGGGCTTCTTTTGAGCTAGGCATGGGAGGAATACCATGGATTATGATGTCAGAG ATATTCCCTATAAACATAAAGGGTTCAGCTGGAAGCCTTGTGACTTTGGTCAGCTGGATTGGTTCATGGTTTACTTCTTACACTTTCAACTTTTTGTTCGAGTGGAGCTCAGCAG GGACATTCTTCTTATACGCAGGCGTATGTGGTATggggattttatttatttctaagaTGGTTCCAGAGACGACGAAGCTTGCTTTAGAAGAAATCCAAGCATCGGTTACTGtacaataa
- the LOC122316047 gene encoding sugar transporter ERD6-like 5 isoform X2 — MEEGATARSLLQKQNLDDNDQELITNSCGEDEGLLLQSDQSSSTITVVVVLSTLVATCGSYAFGYAVGYSSPAESEIEDDLGLDSAEYAVFGSVLTIGAILGAISSGKFADFVGRRGAMGASEMFCILGWLAIAFSKDAWLLDLGRFLVGCGIGVLSYVVPVYIAEITPKNVRGGFTSLSQFMLSSGQGLAFLIGSFVSWRTLALIGIIPCLVHLLGLFFIPESPRWLAKCGRVREVGAVLQFLRVKNADISQEASDIIEYTENLQLISEDGIRHLFQKKYAYSIKIGVGLMVFQQLGGLNGFGFYATTIFESAGCSIKLGTIAAAVVQISMTAVGVFLIDKCGRLPLLLISATGTCLGCLLTGFAFFLQDLHCGKDLIAMMVLIGVLVYWASFELGMGGIPWIMMSEIFPINIKGSAGSLVTLVSWIGSWFTSYTFNFLFEWSSAGVCGMGILFISKMVPETTKLALEEIQASVTVQ; from the exons atGGAAGAAGGAGCAACAGCAAGATCATTACTTCAGAAACAGAATTTGGATGATAATGATCAGGAGTTGATCACGAACAGTTGTGGTGAAGATGAGGGTCTATTATTGCAGAGTGATCAATCCTCGTCAACCATCACAGTTGTTGTTGTCCTTAGCACCTTAGTCGCCACATGCGGATCTTACGCTTTTGGATATGCT GTAGGGTATTCGTCACCAGCAGAGTCCGAAATTGAGGATGATCTTGGCCTTGACTCGGCGGAG TATGCGGTTTTTGGATCAGTGCTAACCATTGGAGCAATATTGGGGGCAATATCTAGTGGGAAATTTGCAGACTTCGTTGGTAGGAGAGGT GCAATGGGAGCTTCGGAAATGTTCTGCATCCTGGGTTGGCTTGCAATAGCATTTTCAAAG GATGCTTGGTTGCTTGACCTTGGAAGATTTTTAGTGGGATGTGGAATTGGAGTTCTTTCTTATGTG GTTCCTGTTTATATTGCAGAAATTACGCCAAAGAATGTCAGGGGAGGTTTTACATCACTTTCTCAG TTCATGCTCAGTAGCGGCCAAGGTCTTGCATTTCTCATTGGTTCTTTTGTCAGTTGGCGCACCTTGGCTCTAATAG GAATCATTCCATGTCTTGTACATCTGTTAGGCCTATTTTTCATCCCCGAGTCTCCCAGATGGCTG GCCAAATGTGGTCGTGTAAGAGAAGTTGGAGCCGTGCTGCAATTCCTTAGGGTTAAAAATGCTGATATCTCTCAAGAAGCATCCGATATCATA GAATATACAGAAAACCTTCAACTGATTTCTGAAGATGGAATTCGACACCTATTCCAGAAGAAATATGCTTATTCAATAAAG ATCGGAGTCGGGCTTATGGTTTTTCAACAACTTGGTGGACTTAATGGGTTTGGATTTTATGCAACTACAATTTTTGAATCGGCAG GTTGTTCAATTAAGCTTGGGACTATAGCAGCGGCAGTTGTTCAG ATTTCAATGACAGCTGTGGGAGTGTTCTTAATAGACAAGTGTGGAAGACTTCCACTTCTCCTG ATATCTGCAACCGGAACATGCTTAGGTTGTTTACTCACTGGATTTGCATTCTTCTTGCAG GATCTTCATTGCGGGAAGGACCTCATTGCCATGATGGTACTAATTGGAGTGCTG GTATACTGGGCTTCTTTTGAGCTAGGCATGGGAGGAATACCATGGATTATGATGTCAGAG ATATTCCCTATAAACATAAAGGGTTCAGCTGGAAGCCTTGTGACTTTGGTCAGCTGGATTGGTTCATGGTTTACTTCTTACACTTTCAACTTTTTGTTCGAGTGGAGCTCAGCAG GCGTATGTGGTATggggattttatttatttctaagaTGGTTCCAGAGACGACGAAGCTTGCTTTAGAAGAAATCCAAGCATCGGTTACTGtacaataa
- the LOC122316047 gene encoding sugar transporter ERD6-like 5 isoform X3, giving the protein MEEGATARSLLQKQNLDDNDQELITNSCGEDEGLLLQSDQSSSTITVVVVLSTLVATCGSYAFGYAVGYSSPAESEIEDDLGLDSAEYAVFGSVLTIGAILGAISSGKFADFVGRRGAMGASEMFCILGWLAIAFSKDAWLLDLGRFLVGCGIGVLSYVVPVYIAEITPKNVRGGFTSLSQFMLSSGQGIIPCLVHLLGLFFIPESPRWLAKCGRVREVGAVLQFLRVKNADISQEASDIIEYTENLQLISEDGIRHLFQKKYAYSIKIGVGLMVFQQLGGLNGFGFYATTIFESAGCSIKLGTIAAAVVQISMTAVGVFLIDKCGRLPLLLISATGTCLGCLLTGFAFFLQDLHCGKDLIAMMVLIGVLVYWASFELGMGGIPWIMMSEIFPINIKGSAGSLVTLVSWIGSWFTSYTFNFLFEWSSAGTFFLYAGVCGMGILFISKMVPETTKLALEEIQASVTVQ; this is encoded by the exons atGGAAGAAGGAGCAACAGCAAGATCATTACTTCAGAAACAGAATTTGGATGATAATGATCAGGAGTTGATCACGAACAGTTGTGGTGAAGATGAGGGTCTATTATTGCAGAGTGATCAATCCTCGTCAACCATCACAGTTGTTGTTGTCCTTAGCACCTTAGTCGCCACATGCGGATCTTACGCTTTTGGATATGCT GTAGGGTATTCGTCACCAGCAGAGTCCGAAATTGAGGATGATCTTGGCCTTGACTCGGCGGAG TATGCGGTTTTTGGATCAGTGCTAACCATTGGAGCAATATTGGGGGCAATATCTAGTGGGAAATTTGCAGACTTCGTTGGTAGGAGAGGT GCAATGGGAGCTTCGGAAATGTTCTGCATCCTGGGTTGGCTTGCAATAGCATTTTCAAAG GATGCTTGGTTGCTTGACCTTGGAAGATTTTTAGTGGGATGTGGAATTGGAGTTCTTTCTTATGTG GTTCCTGTTTATATTGCAGAAATTACGCCAAAGAATGTCAGGGGAGGTTTTACATCACTTTCTCAG TTCATGCTCAGTAGCGGCCAAG GAATCATTCCATGTCTTGTACATCTGTTAGGCCTATTTTTCATCCCCGAGTCTCCCAGATGGCTG GCCAAATGTGGTCGTGTAAGAGAAGTTGGAGCCGTGCTGCAATTCCTTAGGGTTAAAAATGCTGATATCTCTCAAGAAGCATCCGATATCATA GAATATACAGAAAACCTTCAACTGATTTCTGAAGATGGAATTCGACACCTATTCCAGAAGAAATATGCTTATTCAATAAAG ATCGGAGTCGGGCTTATGGTTTTTCAACAACTTGGTGGACTTAATGGGTTTGGATTTTATGCAACTACAATTTTTGAATCGGCAG GTTGTTCAATTAAGCTTGGGACTATAGCAGCGGCAGTTGTTCAG ATTTCAATGACAGCTGTGGGAGTGTTCTTAATAGACAAGTGTGGAAGACTTCCACTTCTCCTG ATATCTGCAACCGGAACATGCTTAGGTTGTTTACTCACTGGATTTGCATTCTTCTTGCAG GATCTTCATTGCGGGAAGGACCTCATTGCCATGATGGTACTAATTGGAGTGCTG GTATACTGGGCTTCTTTTGAGCTAGGCATGGGAGGAATACCATGGATTATGATGTCAGAG ATATTCCCTATAAACATAAAGGGTTCAGCTGGAAGCCTTGTGACTTTGGTCAGCTGGATTGGTTCATGGTTTACTTCTTACACTTTCAACTTTTTGTTCGAGTGGAGCTCAGCAG GGACATTCTTCTTATACGCAGGCGTATGTGGTATggggattttatttatttctaagaTGGTTCCAGAGACGACGAAGCTTGCTTTAGAAGAAATCCAAGCATCGGTTACTGtacaataa